A genomic region of Candidatus Methylomirabilis tolerans contains the following coding sequences:
- the lspA gene encoding signal peptidase II, with protein MRFYAVTLTVILLDQVSKLLIQATIPIGYSIPLIPDFFAIVHVLNPGAAFGLLAAQAAEIRNPFFIGVSLLAIGFILYYRHRRVDDHPLAMLGLSLILGGAVGNLMDRLRIGMVIDFIDVHYYQYHWPAFNVADSGITVGVSLMMLTMILDERRGRHRGTSS; from the coding sequence TTGCGGTTCTATGCTGTCACTCTGACGGTCATCCTGCTCGATCAGGTCTCGAAGCTATTGATCCAGGCCACGATACCCATCGGCTACAGCATCCCCCTCATCCCTGATTTCTTCGCGATTGTCCATGTCCTGAACCCCGGCGCGGCATTCGGCCTCCTGGCCGCCCAAGCCGCAGAGATTCGCAACCCTTTCTTCATCGGCGTCTCTCTCCTGGCCATCGGGTTCATCCTGTACTATCGACATCGCAGAGTTGACGACCATCCGCTTGCCATGCTTGGTTTGAGCCTGATCCTTGGGGGCGCTGTCGGTAACCTGATGGATCGATTGAGAATCGGCATGGTCATCGACTTCATCGATGTCCACTACTACCAATACCACTGGCCCGCATTCAACGTCGCTGACTCCGGCATCACCGTCGGCGTGTCGCTGATGATGCTCACAATGATCCTTGATGAACGTCGAGGGCGTCATCGGGGAACGAGTTCATGA
- the mrdA gene encoding penicillin-binding protein 2, with amino-acid sequence MSRERETSNLFAPFQKRIRVAAFLISAAILILLLRLWALQILEGERMLLLSLNNRLRLRPVEAPRGLILDRNGELMVENLASFDLYAMPEDMPDIEGTTRRLAEILRSSPDELRQHISQRQGSQFEPVLLRKGVDEQTVAAIEEQKIDLPGVNLRVRPVRAYPNGGSAASLLGYVTEVSHAQLKSKEFRDFRSGETMGQAGIERRYDAFIRGVDGGEQVEVDALGKVSRLIQQVEPRSGFNLHLTLDNRLQRIAEESFQGRNGALIAIHPSTGEILAMVSQPSYDPNQFSQRMTPEQWRLLASNPHHPMQNKGLQGQYAPGSIFKLITALAALEKGVITPETTFSCDGSFGLGSHIFHDWKNGGHGTLNLRQAIANSCNIYFYNAALKAGIEEITRVARELGLGVPSGFGLGDEAKGVIPSPQIHTKKAGGWYPGNTVMAGIGQGMVTVTPMQAVMMVSAIANGGTLYRPWVVRKVETMDRELIEEYGPELVRKVNIDPDNMAIVREGMQAVVSEGTGSRAKIPGLRVAGKTGTAQVVGNSGSQKGNQRDHAWFVAFAPADNPQIAIVLVVEHGGFGGQVAAPIAKSLLEAWFKLPKESGSVQVAEPEPTEGD; translated from the coding sequence AGGGTTGCAGCCTTTCTGATCTCTGCGGCCATCCTGATCCTGCTGCTCCGCCTCTGGGCACTGCAGATTCTGGAAGGTGAACGTATGCTCCTGCTTTCCCTCAATAATCGCTTGCGACTGCGGCCGGTCGAGGCGCCCAGAGGACTCATTCTCGATCGAAACGGAGAACTTATGGTAGAGAATCTGGCGTCCTTCGACCTCTATGCGATGCCGGAGGATATGCCCGATATCGAGGGTACGACGCGCCGCCTCGCTGAGATCCTCCGGTCCTCACCGGACGAACTGAGACAGCACATCTCGCAACGGCAGGGCTCGCAGTTTGAGCCCGTGCTGCTGCGCAAAGGCGTGGATGAGCAAACCGTCGCAGCCATCGAGGAGCAAAAGATCGATCTTCCGGGGGTTAACCTCCGAGTCAGGCCGGTGCGCGCCTATCCCAATGGCGGGTCGGCCGCCTCCTTACTGGGTTACGTGACCGAGGTGAGTCATGCGCAACTCAAGTCCAAGGAGTTTCGTGACTTCCGTTCGGGTGAGACGATGGGACAGGCCGGGATCGAACGGCGATATGATGCATTTATACGGGGTGTCGACGGCGGAGAACAGGTGGAGGTGGATGCGCTCGGAAAGGTCAGCCGGCTGATCCAACAGGTCGAACCACGGTCCGGGTTTAATCTGCACCTTACCCTTGATAACCGGCTGCAGCGTATCGCGGAAGAATCCTTTCAAGGTAGAAACGGCGCACTTATCGCCATCCATCCGTCCACCGGTGAAATCCTGGCGATGGTCAGCCAGCCATCGTACGATCCAAATCAATTCTCCCAGCGCATGACTCCTGAACAGTGGCGGCTGCTTGCCTCGAACCCGCACCACCCCATGCAAAATAAAGGACTCCAGGGCCAGTATGCGCCGGGCTCCATCTTCAAGCTGATCACTGCGCTGGCCGCCCTCGAAAAAGGCGTCATCACTCCTGAGACAACGTTTTCCTGTGACGGCTCCTTCGGCCTCGGCTCCCATATCTTCCATGACTGGAAGAATGGCGGTCACGGAACGCTGAATCTTCGGCAAGCGATCGCCAACTCCTGCAACATCTACTTCTACAACGCCGCCCTCAAGGCCGGGATCGAGGAAATTACCCGCGTTGCCAGGGAGTTGGGGCTTGGCGTCCCCTCCGGGTTTGGGCTGGGCGATGAGGCGAAAGGGGTCATCCCCTCCCCACAAATCCATACTAAAAAAGCCGGCGGATGGTATCCCGGCAACACCGTGATGGCCGGGATCGGACAGGGGATGGTCACCGTCACGCCGATGCAGGCGGTGATGATGGTGTCCGCCATCGCAAACGGGGGCACCCTCTACCGGCCCTGGGTCGTGCGAAAGGTTGAAACGATGGACCGCGAACTCATAGAGGAGTATGGCCCGGAGCTTGTCCGGAAGGTGAATATCGACCCTGATAACATGGCTATTGTCCGAGAGGGGATGCAAGCAGTTGTCAGCGAGGGGACAGGGAGCCGCGCCAAAATTCCCGGGCTTAGGGTCGCCGGTAAGACAGGGACCGCGCAGGTGGTGGGGAATAGTGGCTCACAGAAAGGTAATCAACGCGACCATGCCTGGTTCGTGGCCTTTGCGCCCGCAGACAATCCCCAGATCGCCATTGTCCTGGTGGTAGAGCACGGCGGGTTCGGCGGCCAGGTGGCGGCACCGATTGCAAAGAGTCTCCTGGAGGCGTGGTTTAAGCTCCCCAAGGAATCGGGGTCGGTCCAGGTTGCTGAGCCGGAACCGACTGAGGGGGACTGA
- a CDS encoding RluA family pseudouridine synthase, translating to MSGDDIRELIADASAGGLRLDRYLTTATGLPRSQIQRLIKAGLVLVDGRRPKASATAHPGQQISLSIPPPQPSTLTPEPIPIDILYEDTDLLVLNKPAGLVVHPAPGHQAGTLVHAILYHCPDLPGIGEERRPGIVHRLDKETSGVMVVAKTDTAMASLATQFKGRRVKKTYIALVHGEVKQPEGQIVADIGRHERDRKRMAVRTRKGREAVTIYRVMKRLDSLTLLQLQPHTGRTHQIRVHLSAIGHPVVGDKLYGGTKEKRFKVHGSRFTGKAERHLLHAWKLGLFHPRTDEWMEFEAPLPPDFTTWLDAGPPTDTSPLGSPPPAVQGLGLG from the coding sequence ATGAGCGGCGATGACATCCGCGAACTCATAGCCGATGCCTCGGCCGGCGGCCTACGCCTGGACCGCTACCTCACTACGGCGACAGGGCTCCCACGATCGCAGATCCAGCGCCTCATCAAAGCCGGACTGGTGCTGGTCGATGGTCGCCGCCCGAAGGCGAGCGCCACGGCCCACCCGGGCCAGCAGATCAGCCTCTCGATCCCTCCGCCACAGCCGTCCACCCTCACGCCCGAACCGATTCCCATCGACATCCTGTATGAAGACACGGATCTCCTGGTCCTGAATAAGCCGGCCGGGCTTGTCGTGCACCCCGCCCCCGGGCATCAGGCCGGAACGCTGGTTCACGCCATCCTGTATCACTGCCCGGATTTACCCGGAATCGGCGAGGAGCGGCGGCCAGGTATCGTGCATCGGCTGGACAAAGAGACGTCCGGGGTGATGGTCGTGGCCAAAACCGACACGGCCATGGCCTCACTGGCCACACAATTCAAAGGACGTCGGGTGAAAAAGACCTACATCGCACTGGTACATGGCGAGGTGAAGCAGCCTGAGGGTCAGATCGTGGCCGACATCGGCCGTCACGAACGGGACCGGAAGCGGATGGCGGTGCGCACACGCAAAGGCCGGGAGGCGGTGACCATCTACCGGGTGATGAAACGGCTGGACAGCTTGACCCTTTTACAGCTTCAGCCTCATACCGGCAGAACCCACCAGATCCGGGTCCACCTGTCCGCGATCGGCCACCCGGTGGTAGGCGACAAGCTGTATGGGGGAACCAAGGAAAAAAGGTTCAAGGTTCACGGTTCACGGTTCACGGGTAAGGCGGAGCGGCACCTCTTGCATGCCTGGAAACTCGGCCTGTTCCACCCGAGGACCGATGAGTGGATGGAGTTCGAAGCCCCGCTGCCACCGGACTTCACAACCTGGCTTGACGCAGGACCGCCAACAGATACCAGTCCGCTCGGATCTCCCCCACCAGCGGTGCAGGGACTCGGCCTTGGGTAA
- the rodA gene encoding rod shape-determining protein RodA encodes MLTARRVLPPAFDWRLAVSAVGLAALGVLIIYSTSGMHSSLLRRSLYLKQATWVVMGLFALLLPCLFHYRTTWRLAYLIYGLILAALLLTTLVGRTGLGAQRWLSIGPFAFQPSEFMKLSLIILLARYFEDHKDELRAPQTFIVPVLLTLLPVAFVLRQPDLGTAIVLLLISASILVAMGLKIRYFVILGAVGSAITPILWRFLHDYQKNRILVFIYPDMDPMGVGYHVAQSKIAVGSGGFIGKGWMAATQSQLNFLPANHTDFIFAGLAEQWGFIGSLGLLLLYAYLLSKGLRLARDAHDLFTMVTSFGIVSMIAWQVVINIGMVTGIMPVVGIPLPLLSYGGSSMLMNMLAVGLLLNIHKHRYLY; translated from the coding sequence ATGTTAACCGCCCGCCGCGTCCTGCCGCCCGCCTTCGACTGGCGATTGGCCGTCTCCGCTGTCGGGCTTGCCGCCCTGGGCGTGCTGATTATTTACAGTACGAGCGGGATGCACTCCTCCCTCCTTCGGAGATCGCTGTACCTCAAGCAGGCGACATGGGTGGTGATGGGGCTCTTTGCCTTGCTCTTGCCCTGCCTATTTCATTATCGGACGACCTGGCGCCTGGCCTACCTCATCTACGGCCTGATCCTTGCCGCTCTGCTCCTGACCACCTTAGTCGGCCGGACCGGCTTGGGCGCCCAGCGATGGCTCAGCATCGGACCATTCGCATTTCAACCCTCGGAGTTTATGAAGCTGTCGCTCATCATCCTGCTGGCCCGCTATTTTGAAGATCACAAGGACGAGTTGCGTGCGCCACAAACCTTTATCGTGCCGGTCCTCCTGACCCTCTTACCGGTGGCTTTCGTCCTGCGGCAACCCGATCTTGGCACCGCCATCGTACTCCTCTTAATTTCTGCCAGTATCCTGGTCGCGATGGGACTGAAGATTCGCTACTTCGTCATACTCGGCGCGGTCGGATCGGCCATCACCCCAATTCTCTGGCGCTTCCTGCATGACTACCAGAAAAATCGGATCCTCGTGTTTATTTATCCTGACATGGATCCGATGGGCGTGGGCTATCACGTCGCTCAATCGAAGATTGCTGTCGGATCCGGGGGATTCATCGGAAAGGGTTGGATGGCGGCCACGCAAAGTCAGCTCAACTTCCTGCCCGCAAATCATACCGATTTCATCTTCGCCGGTCTTGCGGAGCAATGGGGCTTTATCGGCTCTCTGGGTCTCCTGCTGCTCTATGCTTATCTCCTTTCAAAAGGTCTACGCCTTGCCAGAGATGCCCACGACCTATTTACTATGGTTACAAGCTTCGGCATCGTCAGCATGATAGCATGGCAAGTGGTGATCAACATCGGAATGGTAACCGGCATCATGCCGGTCGTCGGCATCCCTCTCCCGCTGCTCTCCTACGGGGGCTCTTCCATGCTGATGAACATGCTGGCCGTCGGTCTGCTGCTCAACATTCACAAACATCGCTATCTCTACTGA
- the ileS gene encoding isoleucine--tRNA ligase, which produces MNYKETLNLPITAFPMKADLPALEPAILARWEASGLYDRLREVRADRQAWILHDGPPYANGHIHIGHALNKILKDIVVKSKSMFGYNAAYVPGWDCHGLPIEHQVDKDLGSKKAEVSLVEKRQLCREYAARFVDIQREEFRRLGVLGNWSAPYLTMDYTYEATIVRELGRLFGTGAAYKGKKPVHWCASCRTALAEAEVEYGDHTSASIYVKFPLNPDVAERLPVLQGRRSFVVIWTTTPWTLPANLAIAVHPEALYVIVESAGESFIIAKDRLGATLAAAGLKDSRVVEEVPGRKLEGLAARHPWIERSSKVVLADYVTMDQGTGCVHTAPGHGVEDYETGLRYGLDIYNPVDAAGRFVADLPLVGGLSVWKANSTIIAELQRRGLLLSEAQFEHSYPHCWRCKNPTIFRATEQWFISMDAAVLPDEGGGQTGLRAKALSEIKQVRWIPSWGEDRISNMVAYRSDWCISRQRAWGVPIVAFYCAHCGHILADQRLAEHVATMIERAGADLWYTQAAADLLPPGTACPNCGRADFEKERDILDVWFDSGVSHAAVLAVRSDQQWPADMYLEGSDQHRGWFHSSLLTAVGTRGHAPYRAVLTHGFVVDGEGKKMSKSLGNVVAPQEVIERYGAEILRLWVAAEDYRDDIRISEEILKRLAEGYRRIRNTCRYLLGNLSDFQPAHDALSLNELNEIDRFILHRLGQLIERLHRAYETCEFHLLYHGLHNFCAVDLSAFYLDVLKDRVYTSAPRSRARRAAQTSMYQILDALVRLMAPVLSFTADEVWQVMPKQGGEAESVHLAEFPPIRSDLLDEALEARWKDLLSVRDEVLKALEAARKAKLIGTSLEARVDLMVDPTLLPTLTKYEADLPMLFIVSAVSIGSPTETEVAGKRVEVRVGRAEGFKCARCWTYSESVGRSIPYPDVCARCAGVLEETKTGYRV; this is translated from the coding sequence ATGAATTATAAAGAAACGCTCAACCTACCCATAACCGCCTTCCCGATGAAGGCGGACCTTCCTGCGCTCGAGCCCGCCATCCTCGCGCGGTGGGAGGCGTCTGGCCTCTATGATCGGCTCCGCGAGGTTCGAGCTGATCGGCAGGCCTGGATCCTTCACGACGGCCCCCCCTACGCAAACGGCCACATTCACATCGGTCATGCGCTCAATAAGATCTTGAAGGACATTGTTGTCAAGTCGAAGTCGATGTTCGGTTATAACGCTGCCTATGTCCCGGGATGGGATTGCCACGGGCTGCCGATCGAACACCAGGTCGATAAAGATCTCGGTAGCAAGAAGGCGGAGGTGTCGCTAGTCGAAAAGCGACAGCTCTGCCGCGAATACGCCGCCAGGTTCGTCGACATTCAGCGGGAAGAGTTTAGACGCCTCGGGGTCCTGGGCAACTGGTCAGCCCCCTACCTCACCATGGATTACACGTACGAGGCGACGATCGTCCGTGAGTTGGGAAGGTTGTTCGGAACGGGGGCAGCCTACAAGGGAAAGAAGCCGGTTCACTGGTGCGCCTCTTGCCGGACGGCCCTGGCCGAGGCCGAGGTCGAGTACGGCGATCACACTTCTGCATCCATCTATGTCAAGTTTCCTCTCAATCCGGATGTCGCAGAGCGTCTGCCGGTGCTGCAGGGTAGACGGTCGTTCGTCGTGATCTGGACCACGACACCCTGGACGCTCCCGGCGAATCTGGCTATCGCCGTGCATCCGGAGGCGCTCTACGTGATCGTCGAATCGGCCGGTGAGTCGTTCATCATCGCCAAAGATCGGCTGGGGGCGACGCTTGCAGCCGCAGGACTGAAAGACAGTCGAGTTGTCGAGGAAGTGCCCGGTCGCAAGTTGGAAGGGCTGGCGGCCAGGCACCCCTGGATCGAACGATCCTCGAAGGTTGTACTGGCCGACTATGTCACCATGGACCAGGGGACAGGGTGTGTGCACACGGCCCCGGGACACGGGGTCGAGGACTACGAAACCGGTCTCAGGTACGGCCTCGATATCTATAATCCCGTGGACGCTGCCGGGCGGTTCGTCGCGGACCTGCCGCTTGTCGGCGGTCTGAGCGTCTGGAAGGCCAACAGTACGATCATTGCAGAGCTTCAGCGCCGAGGCCTGCTGTTGTCTGAGGCGCAATTCGAGCACTCCTATCCGCATTGCTGGCGGTGTAAGAACCCAACGATCTTTCGGGCGACGGAGCAGTGGTTCATCTCCATGGACGCAGCAGTCCTCCCTGACGAGGGCGGCGGGCAGACCGGCCTCCGGGCCAAGGCGCTGTCAGAGATTAAGCAGGTCCGATGGATCCCTTCCTGGGGCGAAGACCGGATCAGCAATATGGTCGCGTACCGCTCAGACTGGTGCATCTCGCGGCAACGGGCCTGGGGTGTCCCGATCGTCGCCTTCTACTGCGCGCATTGCGGCCACATCCTGGCGGACCAGCGGCTCGCAGAGCATGTCGCGACCATGATCGAACGCGCGGGGGCCGACCTGTGGTATACGCAGGCGGCAGCAGACCTGCTTCCGCCAGGAACCGCCTGTCCCAACTGCGGGCGGGCCGATTTCGAAAAGGAACGCGACATTTTGGATGTCTGGTTCGATTCCGGCGTAAGCCACGCGGCCGTCCTTGCGGTCCGGTCAGACCAACAGTGGCCCGCAGATATGTACCTCGAGGGAAGCGACCAGCATCGGGGCTGGTTCCATAGCTCGCTGCTCACCGCAGTCGGAACCCGTGGACATGCGCCGTATCGGGCGGTGTTGACCCACGGCTTCGTGGTGGATGGCGAGGGCAAAAAGATGTCGAAATCTCTCGGCAACGTTGTAGCCCCACAAGAGGTGATCGAACGGTACGGCGCCGAGATCCTGCGCCTGTGGGTGGCGGCAGAGGACTACCGCGACGATATCCGGATCTCCGAGGAGATCCTCAAGCGGCTGGCTGAGGGGTACCGACGAATCCGGAATACCTGTCGCTATCTGCTCGGAAACCTGTCCGACTTTCAGCCGGCTCACGATGCGCTGTCACTCAACGAACTCAATGAGATCGATCGATTCATCCTCCACCGGCTGGGGCAACTCATCGAACGATTACATCGGGCCTACGAGACCTGTGAGTTTCACCTCCTCTACCATGGCCTGCATAACTTCTGCGCCGTGGACCTGTCGGCATTTTACCTGGATGTCCTGAAGGATCGGGTCTACACCTCCGCCCCACGCTCCCGCGCCAGGCGCGCGGCCCAAACCTCGATGTATCAGATCCTTGACGCACTCGTCAGGCTCATGGCCCCGGTTCTTTCCTTCACGGCCGATGAGGTGTGGCAGGTGATGCCCAAGCAGGGCGGTGAAGCGGAAAGTGTGCATCTCGCCGAATTCCCGCCCATCCGGTCCGATCTGTTGGATGAAGCCCTTGAAGCCCGCTGGAAAGACTTGCTATCGGTTCGGGATGAGGTGCTCAAAGCCCTCGAAGCCGCTCGCAAGGCCAAACTCATCGGGACATCGCTGGAGGCGCGGGTTGACCTCATGGTCGATCCCACCTTACTGCCGACCCTCACCAAGTACGAAGCCGATCTGCCGATGCTGTTCATCGTCTCGGCCGTCAGCATAGGGAGTCCGACAGAGACGGAGGTGGCTGGAAAAAGGGTTGAGGTGCGGGTAGGACGAGCAGAGGGATTCAAATGTGCCCGCTGTTGGACCTACAGTGAAAGCGTGGGCCGATCCATCCCGTATCCGGATGTGTGTGCCCGCTGCGCCGGTGTCCTGGAAGAGACGAAGACAGGGTATAGGGTATAG